From a region of the Halomonas sp. HL-93 genome:
- a CDS encoding GntR family transcriptional regulator — MSRIAQPSTRGAETQASKPAHGVSDIVAAVEEDIVLGRLHPRERLVEETMMERFNCKRHVVRQALFQLDSIGLTERIKNRGAFVRSYPPDEVEDIYAMREILELAAVNKLPLPAPPEWLAELEAVHQQHSEAVYAHDLRQVFHMNIAFHRTLFRACGNTYLYTTINEFAQKAHGIRFIAITDRDALAQARREHELMIEAIRDEDRERLADLCRQHLLPSKNRYLELYS, encoded by the coding sequence ATGAGCCGAATCGCACAGCCGTCCACACGCGGTGCCGAGACCCAAGCCTCTAAACCTGCCCACGGTGTCAGCGACATCGTGGCTGCTGTAGAAGAGGATATTGTGCTCGGCCGCCTGCACCCCCGCGAGCGGCTGGTCGAAGAAACCATGATGGAACGCTTTAACTGCAAGCGGCACGTCGTCCGTCAGGCGCTCTTCCAACTCGATAGCATCGGCCTGACGGAGCGCATCAAAAACCGGGGCGCCTTCGTCAGAAGCTATCCGCCGGATGAGGTTGAGGATATCTACGCGATGCGCGAGATTCTCGAGTTGGCCGCCGTCAACAAGCTGCCCTTGCCAGCTCCGCCGGAATGGCTAGCTGAACTGGAAGCGGTCCACCAACAGCATAGCGAGGCCGTGTATGCCCACGACCTTCGCCAAGTATTTCATATGAACATCGCGTTCCACCGCACCCTGTTCCGGGCGTGCGGGAATACCTATCTGTACACCACCATCAACGAGTTCGCCCAGAAAGCCCACGGCATCCGCTTCATCGCGATCACTGACCGCGACGCCCTCGCTCAAGCTCGTCGCGAGCACGAATTGATGATTGAAGCCATTCGTGATGAGGACCGCGAGCGCCTGGCTGACCTGTGTCGCCAGCATCTTCTACCTTCCAAAAATCGCTATTTGGAACTCTATTCCTGA
- the thpD gene encoding ectoine hydroxylase — protein MTVSNTPLNVVNAHKQYSDMTDMPSAQPTMVKDPYPSRLAEAPASLWQPRQEAVVKGRQLTGPLSQAQLDEFERKGFLFIPNLITGAELDELCREMQALMNHEGYRDKPFSVTEPESQEIRSLFAVHFLSKRFGELARDERLAGAARQIIGDDPYVHQSRINYKPGFAGKGFNWHSDFETWHAEDGMPNMHAVSASLILTDNHEFNGPLMLIPGSHKKFVPCLGETPEDNHKSSLKAQEVGVPSEEALAALVDEHGIEAPKGKAGGLLLFDCNTLHASNANLSPDPRSNVFFVFNRLDNRCRAPFAAPKERPDFLAHAPDDAWSLAK, from the coding sequence ATGACAGTCAGCAACACACCTCTCAATGTTGTGAACGCGCATAAGCAGTACAGCGACATGACGGACATGCCGTCTGCCCAGCCCACGATGGTAAAGGATCCTTATCCATCTCGGTTGGCTGAAGCCCCGGCTTCACTCTGGCAACCGCGCCAGGAGGCGGTGGTGAAAGGTCGGCAATTGACAGGGCCATTAAGCCAAGCGCAACTCGACGAGTTCGAACGCAAAGGGTTTCTGTTCATTCCTAACCTGATCACCGGTGCAGAGCTTGATGAGCTGTGTCGGGAGATGCAGGCGTTAATGAACCATGAGGGTTATCGGGATAAGCCTTTTAGTGTCACCGAGCCGGAGAGCCAGGAAATCCGTTCGCTGTTTGCGGTGCATTTTCTCTCCAAGCGTTTTGGGGAATTGGCACGTGATGAGCGGCTGGCGGGCGCCGCTCGGCAAATCATTGGCGATGACCCTTACGTGCATCAGTCGCGCATTAACTATAAGCCTGGGTTTGCCGGTAAGGGCTTTAACTGGCACTCGGACTTTGAAACCTGGCACGCTGAAGATGGCATGCCCAACATGCATGCGGTGAGTGCATCGCTCATTTTGACGGACAACCACGAATTTAATGGCCCCTTGATGTTGATCCCCGGGTCGCACAAAAAATTCGTGCCGTGCTTGGGCGAAACACCCGAGGATAACCACAAAAGCTCGTTGAAAGCTCAGGAAGTCGGTGTGCCAAGCGAAGAAGCGCTGGCAGCACTGGTCGATGAGCATGGTATTGAGGCGCCCAAGGGCAAAGCAGGCGGGCTATTGCTGTTTGACTGCAATACGCTGCACGCATCAAACGCCAACCTGTCGCCTGACCCGCGCAGCAATGTGTTCTTTGTGTTTAACCGTCTGGATAACCGCTGCCGTGCGCCTTTTGCAGCACCAAAGGAGCGCCCGGACTTTCTGGCGCACGCGCCTGACGACGCTTGGTCGTTGGCTAAGTAA
- a CDS encoding IlvD/Edd family dehydratase: MSQDSQHNSKGSHPPKQGNEGPALGMSNRLTSYGDADFSLFLRKAFIKGMGYTDDALSRPVIGIANTYSGYNACHGNVPGLVESVKRGVMLAGGLPVDFPTITLHESFANPTSMYLRNLMALDTEEMIRAQPMDAVVLIGGCDKTVPAQLMASASAGVPTVQVVTGPMLSGSHRGTRVGACTDCRRYWAAYRGKDIDEAEINEVNDKLVPTVGTCSVMGTASTMACLAETLGIMLPNSATAPAVYADRQRIAEQSGVQAVALARAGVTPDQILTPEAFENALRVLLSLGGSTNALIHLTAIAGRLGIDIDLEAFDRMSQETPVLVDLKPSGEGYMEDLHRAGGLPTLLRELKPLLHLNAMTINGQTLGENIDDAVHLIDQKIVRPKQSPIYAQGGIAVLRGNLAPSGAIIKQSAASAELMTHRGRAVVFTGLEDLANRIDDPDLDVHADDVLILQNIGPKGAPGMPEAGYIPIPKKLAAQGVKDMVRISDGRMSGTAAGTVVLHVSPESAEGGPLGLVRDGDVISLDVSNNRLSLEVDDTELEARRKAFKTETSEAPLLGYRRLFMEQILQAEEGCDFRVCRPAPTCRVPRQHEA, translated from the coding sequence ATGAGCCAGGACTCCCAACACAACAGCAAAGGCAGCCACCCTCCCAAGCAAGGTAACGAAGGCCCGGCTCTGGGTATGTCCAACCGCCTGACCAGCTATGGCGATGCCGACTTTTCACTGTTCCTGCGCAAGGCTTTTATCAAAGGCATGGGTTATACAGATGACGCGCTCTCACGTCCGGTCATTGGCATTGCCAATACTTATAGCGGCTACAACGCCTGCCACGGTAACGTGCCGGGGTTAGTCGAGAGCGTAAAACGCGGTGTGATGCTCGCGGGCGGCCTGCCGGTCGACTTTCCGACCATCACCCTCCATGAGTCCTTCGCCAACCCCACCAGCATGTACCTGCGCAATCTCATGGCGTTGGATACTGAGGAGATGATTCGCGCCCAGCCGATGGATGCCGTGGTACTGATTGGCGGCTGCGACAAGACCGTGCCCGCCCAGTTGATGGCCTCCGCCAGTGCTGGCGTTCCGACGGTCCAGGTTGTCACCGGCCCCATGCTCTCTGGCTCACACCGCGGTACACGCGTCGGCGCCTGCACTGACTGCCGCCGCTACTGGGCTGCCTATCGCGGCAAGGACATCGACGAGGCGGAGATCAACGAAGTCAACGACAAGCTGGTCCCCACTGTGGGCACCTGCTCGGTAATGGGTACCGCCAGTACCATGGCCTGCCTGGCGGAAACGCTGGGCATCATGCTGCCCAACAGCGCCACCGCACCGGCGGTCTATGCCGACCGGCAACGCATTGCCGAACAGTCCGGCGTCCAGGCCGTGGCCCTTGCGCGGGCCGGTGTTACCCCCGATCAGATTCTGACCCCGGAGGCTTTCGAGAATGCCCTGCGAGTTCTGCTCTCGTTAGGCGGTTCCACCAACGCATTGATTCACTTGACCGCCATCGCCGGGCGACTGGGCATCGACATCGACCTTGAGGCCTTCGACCGTATGAGCCAGGAAACCCCCGTACTGGTGGACCTCAAACCCTCGGGAGAAGGTTACATGGAGGATCTGCATCGCGCCGGTGGTCTGCCCACCCTGCTGCGCGAGCTAAAACCGTTATTGCACCTGAATGCCATGACCATCAACGGCCAAACATTAGGTGAAAACATCGATGATGCCGTGCACCTCATCGACCAGAAGATCGTGCGGCCCAAGCAAAGCCCCATCTATGCCCAGGGTGGCATCGCGGTGTTGCGCGGCAATCTGGCCCCCTCCGGTGCCATCATCAAGCAGTCGGCCGCCTCGGCCGAGTTGATGACCCATCGCGGCCGCGCCGTGGTGTTCACCGGGCTTGAGGACCTGGCAAACCGCATCGACGACCCGGATCTGGATGTCCACGCTGACGACGTGCTGATACTGCAGAATATTGGCCCCAAGGGCGCACCGGGCATGCCCGAAGCGGGCTACATCCCGATCCCCAAGAAGCTGGCCGCCCAGGGTGTCAAAGACATGGTGCGCATCTCCGATGGACGTATGAGTGGCACCGCAGCCGGTACCGTCGTGCTCCATGTTTCCCCGGAATCTGCCGAGGGCGGCCCACTAGGACTGGTGCGCGATGGCGACGTCATATCGCTGGATGTCAGCAACAATCGGCTTAGCCTGGAAGTGGATGACACGGAGCTTGAAGCGCGACGGAAGGCTTTCAAGACCGAGACGAGCGAGGCACCGCTATTGGGCTATCGGCGCCTGTTTATGGAGCAGATCCTTCAAGCTGAAGAAGGGTGCGACTTTCGCGTCTGCCGGCCAGCGCCCACCTGCCGGGTTCCAAGGCAGCATGAAGCCTGA
- a CDS encoding fumarylacetoacetate hydrolase family protein codes for MRFVPQFTDGQAFPHELGKVVCVGRNYADHAKELDNPIPSEPLLFIKPASSVVDIQQPLSPPFNRGDIHYEVEIALLVGKTICDATPDEASEAITGLGLGLDLTLRDVQTQLKEKGHPWEIAKAFDGACPLSPFLPLSRVPNWNALAFTLEINGEERQHGEGADMIFTIPTLLAEMSRHFTLEAGDVILTGTPSGVGELPRGATLRLTLTGGLEITTSVIE; via the coding sequence ATGCGTTTTGTTCCTCAATTTACCGATGGCCAAGCGTTCCCCCATGAGTTAGGCAAAGTTGTGTGTGTTGGTCGCAACTATGCTGACCACGCTAAAGAGTTAGATAACCCTATCCCCAGTGAGCCACTGTTGTTTATCAAGCCGGCGTCCAGTGTCGTGGATATCCAGCAACCGCTTTCACCACCGTTTAATCGTGGCGATATCCACTACGAGGTGGAGATAGCCCTATTGGTAGGTAAAACCATCTGTGACGCGACACCAGATGAAGCGAGTGAGGCGATCACCGGCCTGGGGCTGGGGCTTGACTTAACGCTGCGCGATGTACAAACCCAGTTAAAAGAGAAAGGCCACCCCTGGGAGATTGCCAAAGCATTTGACGGCGCCTGCCCACTCTCGCCGTTTTTACCGCTTAGCCGTGTGCCCAATTGGAATGCCCTGGCCTTTACGCTGGAAATCAATGGTGAAGAGCGTCAGCACGGTGAGGGGGCCGATATGATTTTTACCATTCCCACCCTGCTAGCGGAAATGAGTCGCCACTTTACTCTCGAAGCTGGGGACGTCATTTTAACGGGAACGCCTTCTGGAGTGGGTGAGCTGCCGCGGGGTGCCACGCTGCGTTTGACGCTCACCGGTGGTTTGGAGATTACCACTAGCGTGATTGAGTGA